One window from the genome of Podospora pseudocomata strain CBS 415.72m chromosome 6, whole genome shotgun sequence encodes:
- the TBF1 gene encoding TTAGGG repeat binding factor (COG:K; EggNog:ENOG503NXYW), with translation MADTMLAGLEADLFAAFNNSSNDDVPMPDADSPIKADPEQPPSQQAPDVAPEKTAAPTAPAPPPPPPPPPTSQHGEATTTITPTPTPTVPAAPTTPATPATPLISTAAAVSSLPPPSTPAPVPSPAPNLLAATPTTVLDAQSPSVQIEQLLASAQAQTDALVHQSPSQALLPQPTMSQPPADSQTPIDPSPGVPVTAQMPSEAKRPRSPDLDDEDSLAKRLKMEFAQHEAQLGHPEQAGHGEMNGHDMAPVDLETMLNNALADYDVNVVRTTNPIPATPEAEKTRNKIANFTRHSFYHMRSMSLLNMGSFAVQILIRLSQNTKADTDALLAQTESEFYKAYGMLWNVFESTRKMYSDSHLLSVDELEITDSEDRETIRMSNLASVAGMVFGSGDVTLKDVHDSFFSVFIPEDGEYKDSLTELLVSLKTRLFLDALNHQPPQPALGVLDTLFPARFDEVLKNRSGDLALNPDEERLVGQVRERRELLVQSAADESIKRSLAEQSSPERITELLSLFLQGHLAVIVDYARSYGINIPTQEEEPVLATNMEIEEQHDSLAETLRLATAQLPMAGETKELDGEDLSGQHDDETLKKLIEQELAKDSSLSHDLSGLIKDSSAGQHDMNSSTTELANLIAASLPKIPEEPPHGLPTTSTMIYSGTVGTANLGHAPAHPHYIAQMNQQHQGQYQTYTQSPAPAAPAAPAATNENGLPPNQSLPTAALYEKARQAAVAKSSNTSRREGLHSTRRPWSPEEEKALMAGLDMVKGPHWSQILGLFGPHGTISNILRDRTQVQLKDKARNLKLFFLKTNSEMPYYLQHVTGELKTRAPTQAARKEAEEKARQNSQEEQARLQTMMALSNMQHNNQSVMPGPHSSVQAPRASPTTPGVSGPMNGNTTTATSGGLPPVPISPMVKSEPQEHHGLPKVTSFPSIAPAPAPSTSMQPPSKPQYHHLQPQPSSPHHQAQQHQAHQPHQPQQNQAQQQQQQQNRQSPQQQNQGQQHAQQHAQQHAQQHAQQHVQQHVQQPVQQQGQQQGHRQTQSQLHQAQQQLQAQQYQAPQHQAQQQPPAPQRQQTMPHQPTAQHQHAPQAQQAQQAQQAQHQQAQQLQQVPQHHQGQQVQQHQQVQHSRPAQQQQQQAQQLQQVQQNQQAQRQHSHQQHVQQAHPQQLQQHQQQQQQQQHQAQAPQPPQPQQQTHHQHRQTQQQVQQQAQPQAQPHRHIPSPTTSQPSPAPPRPAQPAQTAYQPQPQASTAQPSPAQASPPAVPGLPIPPNHHSTPDHQDQELLESLQAALAVQPN, from the exons ATGGCCGACACGATGCTCGCCGGTCTCGAGGCCGATCTCTTTGCTgccttcaacaacagcagcaacgacGATGTTCCGATGCCAGACGCCGATAGTCCAATCAAGGCCGATCCTGAacaacctccatctcaacaAGCGCCAGATGTTGCTCCTGAGAAGACTGCGGCTCCgactgctcctgctcctcctcctccgccaccaccaccgcccacgtCGCAACATGGGGAAGCCACAACCACAatcacacccacacccacacccacagTGCCAGCAGCGCCAACAACGCCGGCAACTCCTGCCACTCCGTTAATATCTACAGCCGCAGCAGTttcctctctcccaccaccatcgactCCCGCCCCTGTTCCGAGCCCCGCGCCGAACCTGCTTGCTGCGACCCCAACCACAGTGCTCGATGCGCAATCGCCTTCAGTCCAGATAGAGCAGCTCTTAGCATCTGCCCAAGCCCAGACGGATGCCCTTGTGCATCAGTCTCCATCTCAAGCGCTATTACCGCAACCGACGATGTCTCAACCCCCGGCAGACTCTCAAACACCAATTGACCCTTCACCGGGAGTCCCCGTTACTGCCCAGATGCCGAGTGAAGCCAAACGACCCAGGAGCCCTGAcctggatgatgaggatagCCTGGCAAAACGGTTGAAGATGGAGTTTGCCCAACATGAGGCGCAACTCGGGCACCCAGAGCAAGCGGGACATGGTGAGATGAATGGGCATGACATGGCGCCTGTCGACCTGGAAACGATGCTGAATAATGCGCTGGCTGATTACGATGTGAACGTGGTACGGACCACCAACCCAATACCTGCCACGCCCGAGGCTGAGAAAACACGGAACAAAATCGCAAACTTTACTCGTCACTCCTTTTATCATATGCGGTCCATGAGCCTCCTGAACATGGGCAGTTTTGCTGTTCAGATCCTCATCAGACTGTCGCAGAATACCAAAGCTGACACCGATGCACTTCTTGCCCAGACCGAATCCGAGTTTTACAAGGCCTATGGTATGCTCTGGAATGTGTTTGAAAGCACACGAAAGATGTACTCAGACTCTCACCTCCTTTCGGTCGACGAGTTGGAAATCACAGACTCGGAGGATAGGGAGACGATCCGTATGTCAAACTTGGCTTCGGTGGCAGGCATGGTGTTTGGCTCAGGCGATGTGACACTGAAAGATGTACACGATTCTTTTTTCAGCGTCTTCATCCCCGAAGACGGCGAATACAAGGACTCTTTGACCGAATTGTTAGTTAGCTTGAAGACGCGGCTCTTCTTGGATGCGCTTAATCACCAACCACCGCAGCCGGCGCTGGGCGTGTTGGACACTTTGTTTCCTGCTCGGTTCGATGAGGTTTTGAAGAATCGCAGTGGAGATCTGGCATTGAATCCGGATGAGGAGCGGCTGGTTGGTCAGGTTCGCGAGAGAAGGGAATTGCTGGTTCAATCGGCCGCTGATGAATCTATCAAGA GATCATTGGCGGAGCAATCGTCACCCGAGAGAATCACCGAGTTGCTGAGCTTGTTTTTGCAAGGCCACCTGGCTGTTATAGTTGACTACGCCAGGAGCTACGGCATCAACATACCCACacaagaggaggagccggtTCTGGCCACGAATATGGAAATCGAGGAGCAGCACGACAGCCTTGCTGAAACGCTCAGGCTTGCAACAGCGCAACTTCCGATGGCTGGGGAAACCAAAGAACTCGACGGCGAAGATCTGTCGGGTCAACATGATGACGAAACATTGAAAAAGCTCATCGAGCAGGAGTTGGCCAAGGATTCGTCCTTGTCGCATGACCTGAGCGGGCTGATTAAGGACTCTTCCGCTGGACAGCATGACATGAATAGCTCGACTACCGAATTGGCGAATCTAATCGCTGCCAGCCTTCCGAAAATCCCAGAAGAACCGCCGCATGggctccccaccacctcgactATGATATATTCGGGGACTGTCGGGACCGCAAATCTCGGACACGCCCCGGCCCATCCTCACTACATTGCGCAAATgaatcaacaacaccagggcCAATATCAGACGTACACACAGAGCCCCGCGCCAGCAGCCCCGGCTGCTCCAGCTGCCACGAACGAGAATGGCCTTCCACCAAATCAGTCTTTACCCACTGCGGCTCTGTACGAAAAGGCTCGGCAGGCTGCTGTTGCAAAATCATCTAATACGTCGAGGCGCGAAGGCCTGCATTCGACTCGGAGGCCTTGGAGTcctgaagaggagaaggctctCATGGCTGGTTTGGACATGGTGAAGGGTCCCCATTGGAGTCAAATTCTCGGTCTTTTCGGGCCGCACGGAACCATTTCAAACATCCTGAGGGATCGCACTCAGGTCCAGCTGAAGGACAAGGCAAGGAATCTGAAGCTATTTTTCCTCAAGACGAACTCGGAAATGCCGTACTATCTGCAACACGTCACAGGAGAGCTCAAGACTCGGGCTCCGACCCAGGCAGCAAGaaaggaagccgaggagaaggcgcggCAGAATagccaagaagaacaggcCAGGCTGCAGACAATGATGGCGCTGTCGAATATGCAACACAACAACCAGTCCGTGATGCCCGGCCCACATTCAAGTGTGCAAGCTCCGCGGGCAAGCCCAACCACCCCGGGCGTGAGCGGGCCTATGAATGGCAATACGACTACGGCAACATCGGGCGGTTTGCCTCCAGTGCCCATCTCACCAATGGTCAAGTCGGAGCCTCAGGAACACCACGGCCTACCAAAGGTTACATCGTTTCCATCCATAGCCCCGGCGCCGGCTCCAAGCACGTCGATGCAGCCTCCAAGTAAGCCGCAGTATCATCACTTGCAGCCACAGCCGTCTTCTCCGCATCACCAGGCCCAACAGCACCAGGCTCATCAGCCTCACCAGCCTCAGCAGAAccaagcccagcagcaacagcagcaacagaacAGACAAAGTCCGCAACAGCAGAACCAGGGTCAGCAACACGCTCAGCAACACGCTCAGCAACACGCTCAGCAACACGCTCAGCAGCATGTTCAGCAGCATGTTCAACAACCTGTTCAGCAGCAAGGCCAGCAACAAGGCCACCGTCAGACTCAGTCGCAGCTGCATcaagcacagcagcagctccagGCCCAGCAATATCAGGCTCCGCAGCAtcaagctcagcagcagccgccagcTCCGCAACGGCAACAAACGATGCCACACCAGCCTACTGCGCAACACCAGCACGCTCCGCAAGCCCAACAGGCTcagcaggctcagcaggCTCAGCATCAGCAGGCCCAGCAACTTCAGCAGGtccctcaacatcatcaggGTCAGCAGgtgcaacaacaccaacaggTCCAACACAGTCGGCctgcacagcaacagcaacaacaggctCAGCAGCTTCAACAAGTCCAGCAAAACCAGCAAGCTCAGCGACAACATTCTCATCAGCAGCATGTTCAGCAAGCGCATCCTCAACAATtacagcagcatcaacaacagcaacaacaacaacagcaccagGCTCAGGCGCCCCAGCCACcgcaaccacagcagcaaacgcaccatcaacaccggcAAACCCAGCAACAAGTCCAGCAGCAGGCTCAGCCTCAGGCACAACCACACCGTCACAtcccctcaccaacaacatcacagccatcgccggcaccaccacgaccGGCTCAGCCGGCTCAAACGGCAtaccagccccagccccaggCCTCGACAGCCCAGCCGTCACCAGCACAGGCCTCGCCGCCGGCAGTTCCCGGGCTGCCAATACCTCCTAATCATCATTCCACCCCTGATCACCAAGATCaggagttgttggagtcgCTGCAGGCTGCTCTGGCTGTTCAGCCTAACTAG